One Thalassospira marina DNA window includes the following coding sequences:
- a CDS encoding DMT family transporter, with product MSVSAPSLQRAPVSGFQLVCLSAVLFSTAGVFTKGVNADAWSIIFWRGLAAAGIALVLLLLRREFSREIRQFRLPAILATLLMASGTAAFVPAFKLTTIANVALIYAAAPFIAALFGWLFLREKPTSTIMLGSVSALIGVTLIFGGISTQGDLWGNLLAGWMTLVMAGITIIYRRWPDTPTTLPGAASALLLCPIVAGLGTPAEVPISELAILAGFGVCFAFAFILLSAGAKHLPPAETALLSALETPLAPIWGILFFHEIPNMQTILGGALIMVAVFGTYGHQWRKKRKQARIA from the coding sequence ATGTCAGTATCAGCCCCATCACTGCAACGCGCCCCGGTTAGCGGCTTTCAACTGGTGTGTCTTTCGGCCGTTCTGTTCAGCACGGCAGGCGTCTTTACCAAGGGTGTTAATGCCGACGCCTGGAGCATCATTTTCTGGCGCGGACTGGCCGCGGCGGGCATTGCGCTGGTTTTGCTGCTGTTGCGTCGCGAATTTTCGCGCGAAATCCGGCAATTTCGCCTGCCTGCCATTTTGGCAACGCTGTTAATGGCCAGTGGCACAGCGGCGTTTGTACCGGCCTTCAAGCTAACCACTATTGCCAATGTCGCGCTGATTTATGCCGCAGCACCGTTTATCGCAGCCCTTTTCGGCTGGCTGTTTTTGCGTGAAAAACCCACCTCTACCATCATGCTGGGCAGCGTAAGCGCCCTTATTGGCGTTACCCTGATTTTCGGGGGTATTTCAACACAGGGGGATTTGTGGGGTAACCTTCTGGCTGGCTGGATGACACTGGTGATGGCGGGCATCACCATCATTTACCGCCGCTGGCCCGATACACCAACAACCTTGCCCGGCGCGGCATCGGCCCTGCTGCTATGCCCGATTGTCGCGGGCCTTGGTACACCGGCGGAAGTTCCGATCAGCGAACTGGCAATACTGGCCGGGTTTGGCGTGTGTTTTGCCTTTGCCTTCATTTTACTTTCGGCCGGGGCCAAACATTTACCCCCTGCCGAAACCGCCCTGCTTAGCGCCCTTGAAACCCCACTGGCACCGATTTGGGGCATTCTGTTTTTCCATGAAATTCCCAACATGCAAACCATCCTTGGGGGTGCCTTGATCATGGTTGCGGTATTTGGCACCTATGGCCATCAATGGCGCAAAAAACGCAAACAGGCCCGCATTGCCTAG